One Nicotiana sylvestris chromosome 12, ASM39365v2, whole genome shotgun sequence genomic window carries:
- the LOC138883490 gene encoding uncharacterized protein, producing the protein MQGLGGQVSIAYKDLCLFSDVQLPVGFKMPKFDLYDGHVDPVGHLRRFCSKMRGASGKDELLMAYFSQSLSGLALEWYTHQDHGKWYTCDDLAQVFARHFQYNIEIVPDRLSLTKIEKKPSESFIEYGFRWREQAARVNPLMEESEMVEYFLQDLEPTYFGHLISAIGKSFNEVVKMGSMMEEGLKSSKIMSYSVIKRKKTFPPLRESYTSLFHRLRHLDMLRPIDSKLPNPLSKNLDYSVSCEYCSGTPGHDTEKCWHLKNAIQELIDTNRIEVQTREAPNINQSPLPIHQEKNMIEIVHKEGEPKKPSQTVMMIRSSEVKPVKKPTVEGLVNKLSMTNDEHSVVVKKGSPNDVAAKQEMSKVVVPRAENKPLVIVEGARMDLVIIKPVTQLPVIITKAIPWNYERVIMTYNGKEVKEEFNQAQGLTRLGRCFALEELRKTKTSRDNPVLVKKEVTEEEVEEFLRKMKVQEYSIVE; encoded by the exons atgcagggattgggaggccaggtgagcatagcctacaaggatttgtgtctattttctgatgttcagttgcctgtgggatttaagatgccgaagtttgatttgtatgatgggcacgtaGACCCGGTGGGCCACTTGAGGagattctgtagtaaaatgagaggagccagCGGAAAAGATGAGCTATTGATGGCGTACTTTAGCCAGAGTTTGAGTGGCttggcattggagtggtacactcatcAGGATCATGGCAAATGGTATACCTGTGATGATTTGGCCCAAGTATTTGctcgtcatttccagtacaacatcgagattgttccagatcgtctgtctttgactaaaattgagaagaagcctagtgaaagtttcatagaatatggttttcggtggagagaacaagcagcaagagttaACCCACTGATGgaggaaagtgaaatggtggagtactttctaCAGGATCTGGAGCCCACCTACTTTGGCCACCTGAtatcggccataggcaagtctttcaacgaggtagtgaagatgggtagCATGatggaagaagggcttaaatcaagcaaaatcatgagttactcggtCATCAAG CGGAAGAAAACCTTCCCCCCATTGAGGGAGTCCTATACCAGTTTATTCCATAGATTGAGGCatttggatatgctgaggccaattgatTCAAAATTGCCAAACCCCCTttcaaagaatcttgattactctgtaagctgtgaatattgttctggtactcctgggcatgatacggagaagtgctggcacctgaaaaatgccatccaagagctcattgacacAAACCGAATTGAAGTCCAAACTCGAGAGGCCCCCAACATCAACCAGAGCCCATTGCCAATCCATCAGGAAAAGaacatgattgagatagtacataaggaaggggagcccaagaagccttcacagaccgtcatgatgattaggtccagtgaggtcaagccagtTAAAAAACCAACAGTTGAAGGATtagtgaacaagttgagcatgacAAACGATGAACATTCTGTGGTAGTCAAGAAAGGATCCCCAAATGATGTTGCGGCAAAGCAAGAAAtgtcaaaagtggttgtgccaagaGCGGAAAACAAGCCTCTCGTAATCGTAGAAGGTGCCCGTATGGATCttgtcatcatcaagcctgtaacccagttgCCGGTAATCATCACCAaagctattccatggaattatgaacgggtgataaTGACCTATAatggaaaggaagtgaaagaagaattCAATCaggcccagggattaactcgtttggggagatgctttgctctggaagagttaagaaaaactaaaacatCTAGAGATAATCCAGTCCTAGTAAAGAAAGAAGTGACTGAAGAAGAGGTAGAGGagtttctgagaaaaatgaaggtacaagagtATTCCATCGTGGAGTAG
- the LOC138883491 gene encoding uncharacterized protein translates to MAEYEACIFGVTLAVDMGIQEVLVLGDLDLLVHQIQGEWKMRDLKLIPYRQCLHDLCQRFRSIEFRHIPRFHNEVVDSLSILTSMLHHPDKPYVDPLHIQVHDQHVYYNVIEEELDGEPWFHDIGEYIRMGLYPIQANGDQKRIIRCLASGFFYSGGVLTKELQISDY, encoded by the coding sequence atggctgagtacgaggcatgtattttCGGTGTAACactagctgtagatatgggaatccaggaagtcttggtcttgggagacttagaccttctggtgcaccagattcaaggagaatggaagatgcgggatttaaagcttataccgtatcgacaatgtctgcatgatctttgtcaaagGTTTCGAtctatagaattcaggcacattccaaggttccataatgaggttgtcgactCCTTGTCTATCTTaacgtcaatgttgcaccatccggacaaaccttacgttgatcctctgcatattcaagttcaTGATCAGCATGTTTATTATAAtgtgattgaagaagaacttgatggtgaaccatggtttcatgatatcggggagtatatcagaatggggttATATCCAATACAGGCCAATGGCgatcaaaagagaataattcgatgtttggcaagtggatttttctacagtggaggagttttgacaaaagaactccagatctcggatTATTGA